Within Pecten maximus chromosome 15, xPecMax1.1, whole genome shotgun sequence, the genomic segment TCTATCTTCATTTTAGGCAGGTGTAACTATATAAGTAATGTAGAACAATACCTTGGTAGATATCTCCAGGTTAGGTAGGTGTAACTATATAAGTAATATAGAACAATACCTTGGTAGATATCTCCAGGATAGGTAGGTGTAACCATACACGTAAAATAGAACAATACCTAGGTAGATCTCTTCATGTTAGGTAAGTATAACTGTATAAGTAATGTAGAACAATACCAAGTTTGATCTCTCCTTGTACGTCATATAGAACAATACCTAGGTAGATATATCTATGTTAGGTAGGTGTAACTATTTACGTAATAAAGAACAATACCAAGTTAGATCTCGCCATGTTAGACAGGTGTAACCATATGCGTTATATAGAACAATACCTAGGTAAATCTCTATGTGAGGcaggtgtaactatatatagaacaaaaGATGATGAAACAATTTTATTGGATTTTTTCCTCGAAATGGTACAGAAATTGCATTCGTTATTACTTTTTTTCGATTTCAATATGGCTCAAATGATACTATTGCTATGTTTTTGCAATAAATATGACGTCGAAACATTTCTCTCATAAATATTTTGCGACAGGTATTATGATGAAGCTTTGAGTTCGAATCGTAATAGAAGGAAAGGAAGTGGGTTGTTCAACATTAAGTACTGGACATGGCGATTAAGGTTCACATAATCTTAGTCTTTGGACTAGTTAAGTTGTACATTCCATTGGTTCAAGCCTTTTGATTAGTTCAGTTCAACAAAGGGGACCTCACAAATGGCATCGAATCCCGAATGGCAAGCTTTAGCCCACCACCCAAACGGGCCAGTGTTCCCCAAATACACGGTAACAATGCATTGCTGAATGGTTGGCAGATCTGGTTGAGGCGGGGACGTTGAGCAGTTTCCGGTACACCAGTCAGTAAAGGCTGCTTCCGTTCCATCTGACAACCAATTGTAGGTCTCGGTAGTAGTATCATACCTTAGTCCGATCCAGGAGGGAACATTCGgttctgaaataaaacaaaaaatcctGAATAATGGTGAAACATCGAAATACGTTTCAGTAACCTTCAAAATAGCATATACTGGATACACGCGCGACATCAAATTGAAACGTATCCGTCTTGTACTCGATTATCATAGACTGAAAACACCAGCTGTTAAAAACCTAATAATATAGTCAACTGTCTTCCAAAATGTGCTTAAAAGGAGAAGAGAATCGGTGACCCCTAATTTCTTTTACAGTAGACTGACAAGAGGATTAGACATACGACATAAAAAAAACTGCTTCCGGAATATCACGTTGGCTTTCTTAAGGTCTATAAGGACAGACTCTTAAACCTATATCTTGTATAGAGTATTGACACAATTACAAGCAAGGCTGGAATACATCTTGGATAGCAAATCTAAATTTTATTAACGGTTGTACGGATACGGAACATACACAGACAAAAACAGTTATTTAGATCGTCAACAATATCCAAATTTTCCAAATCAAATCAATAGGAGGGAAGATTTAGAGTACtttgaatattttaacattaatttaGGTCCAAATTTAGCCTTAAAGAAAGATTTCAGAATCTTATATTTCAAGGGTtcagaatgtacatgtatacgaaAATTGGATTCAAAGTGTTATCATAagtaaaaatatgataatacTCATAATTGAGTTCGTGAATAAATAGGATGGATTGGGTTTGTGAATCAATAGCATATATTGAATTCGTCAATCAATATGAAAGAATAGATTGAGTTTATGAAACAATAGAATAGATCAAGTTCGTCTATCAATGGAATATATCGCGTTTGTCAATCAGTATGATAGATCGAGTTCGTCAATCTATATAGTTGAGTTTGTCAATTTGTAGGACAGATTGAGTTCATCAATCATAAGGATAAATTGAGTTCGTCAATCAAAAGGATAGATTGAGTTTGTcaatcaaaatgataaattatgtTTGTCAATCAATACGAGAAAAAGATTTGGTGAATCAATGGGTTCGAATGAATTCGTCAATCAATAGGACACATTGAGTTTGTCGGTAAAAAGGATACGTGTTTATCTACTGTTAATTACATCCTTACATATTCATATACTCACTACGTATTAATATTGTAAGCCTTCCTTTAATTTGGCTGTTGCGTGTTAAACGGTGATATGTTCAACACTTATTGATGccaatgaatatatatatactatttatatatagccAGCAGTTTAAATGGGATGTTTGAAACTTCAAAGGATAGAAATTGAAACATACTGAATCAATCGTTTTTAATATACCAACCAATGATTCCGCGTTCCAGCATAGGCAGTTTGTACTCTCTCGAAAGGCTCGCTGTTCTCGGCTCAAACAGCCGTCCTTTACATCTGGATTCGAATTTAAACTGAGCCATCTGTTCTTTCATTACATGGATACAGGTAATGTTCCCCACCAGAATACCATGTTCCTCAAGTACACATGACCGGAActctgtaaaacaaaacattagtTACACGGATCGGCCTTTTGTATCTATCCTCGTTGTCCTCATTATTAGCTGATATATCGAATGGAAATATCTATAGTCATTCGGGGATCATCGCATTTCTTCATAGCTTCCTTGAAAATGTTCCTAGGTAACTTTATGGTTGTTTCGTAATTCTTAACATTGGACATACATTACCACAGAAATACCCAAACCCAGAGGGCACCTTTTATGAAATTGAGATTTGTTTCATCAGTGAGTGGCTATGGAACGATATATCTGTCACATAAGGCAATGAAAATACTACACGAATATATAATGTCAATGTGATTTATAATTCCATCATTATAAACGTTTAAACAGTTTTTAAATGGATATTTCGAATTATTATAGTTTTGCTGCCATCATTATTTAGCTTGATTTAGGCCATTACTTTAATACTTGACTATAAGATTTCCTCCTTTCTTCTTTTAAGTGAGTCCAAAACAATCGTCAACAATCCTGGGATTTGTCCTGTTAAACACTATCATCTTATAACAAAGAGTTTCCCGTTTCCCTTTGTTCAAAATTTTACTATTAttcaaaatacataaatgtgtttttactagtttttttttcttttttaacatAACACTTGAAAGCTTTCTTTTTCAGAAGTATGCATCCTTTACCTCAAAATCAGCGGTTGAAGAATTTTTCCTACAATTTAAACAGCCTTCTTGCCATGTTAAGACCTTTTAATAGTGTCCAGTAAGATGTTTGTTGTTTGAAATACCTCCCTCGATGCtttatttgtgtgatattattcacaaccgccatttgcatttcaaggtcaaagtagAATCAGTATATGGTATACAAGTGAAATAATTGTGTTCccaaaaaacatgaattttCCGGATGTTCTCTTGAAATGTACAAGCATCTTAACAAATAACATGTCAACCACAAGTCCCTTGGTTATCAATGACACATACTAAACAGTTACTTTTGCTAAATTATACCATAGAAGGGATTTATAAGCTTTCAAAATATCACTGATGTCACGGGATTTGCTATTTAGATTACtctttatagaaaataaaattcgTCTTCTACTTCAGTAGTCGACTTACAAATTGCACAATATCCGATATTCCGATCGATATTTCTATAACAACCGATTTAATTGCCGAAAAATGTGCTGACATACGAAGTTCTGTGAAACAAATTCTATATTTCTTAGTCACTGGTTAAATAATTCTGAATAGAAAATGATTAACAATATGCTTGTATAAGAAACATTCGAGACACTAACCTTGTATGGCAATCACACGAACTAGTTAAGATAATGTTTCTGATGTTTGAAAtgcctccttatatgccatatttgtgtgatatcattcacgaccgccatttgtatttcaaggtcaaaataaaaacagtgcttatacatataatgaagtcaaatctggtcaaaccaatgcccttattttgtgctttagagCAAAATGACATAGCTAGTTTGTacaatatatgggatacaaatgagttaattatatccccctgaaacatgcatttttcgtCTGTTATGTTGAGATTTACAAActgcttaacaaattacatgtcaaaaGCAAGTACCATGGTTTTATTTCTGTTGAATTCATCCAtatttataggcttgtaaaatatcactgttttgactggatttgctgtttagaaggaatcacaggggcttggcacgattttccaaatgatagtctatatatatatgtctattggatactatatacatatatatatagactatcatttggaaaatcgtgccaagcccctgtggaaGGAATGTACATTTCCTACCCTATAACGGCAACTTGGTTGTCTTAATCGGaataaacacaacaaaacataatcattatatcaacttatttcaagttttatataaataagaggaaatgttttaatttaaatagtTTAAATGGCAGTAGCGATACACTTAAAAAATATTCTGACACAATCGTAACATTCCGGTTGATTCCGTCAAGCCTCGGATTCCATCCCACTGAATCGCCGCCAATGGACTTGGTGACACCCAACTTTGTCACATATACTGACAACGAGGACATAAGTCTTTGCTGCCAGAAAAGCAAGTTGTAAGTATAAATTTTATCGAATTTGGTTTGAATAGGCCAGGGAGGAGAACCTCTAATCTTCCGAATGGGCGAGAACGCCCCACTCACGGTAAAAAGTGAGACTCTACCAATGAAGTtcaataaagaaaaaagaaaaaggaaagaTAAGATCTTGAATTAAGTCGCCATTAAGAATTATGCGTTGCGACACAGGCTATTTGAATGGCTTTTGACGATGGAATTCGACGGAAGATGCTGCGATTATGTCTTGACAACGGAAGTGCTGGCTGtattaaaatttatatcaacttgCACACGTTTAACGTTAAATGCGGTTTCAGAATGCAATAAGACATATTTATCAAGATCAGCTTGACTAGTGTATCTAAAAAGAGTTTACCTTTTTGCCTGTGTGTGATGTCAACCATCTTTGTCCCGGTCCCGACGACAGTCAGAAGCCCAGGATTGTACGGTACAAATGCCGCGTTTGGGCGTCCATAACACGTGGTCGTGCTTACGTCATAAACGTAATAGGAGCACGTGCCGAGCTTCACAACGCAAAGCAAACCGCAGTGGATCTTACTGTGGGCAGAGGTGGACAGCTTGACGTAATAGGTCTCGAAGTCTAGGATATTCTGTTCTGGATCCGTCATGAAGAACTCCCCCGCGACGATAcctgtcataaaaaaaaaaaaaagaatctgCACAACTGACCGAATATCAGTATTTGTAAATGTATGACGTTGTATAGGTTAAAGTCTGGGATAGTAAGCGTAGCAAACTTCCTATACCGATTGCAATATTTAGATTttttctatgtacatgtatttgttttatttcatttttcctaCCAAATGATTTAATAAGCATTACCTCGCGTTTGGCATTTGCGTTGAACAACCGGTCGAACGACGGAAGCGTTGACAGTTTTCCCcgcaaaaacaacaaaaaaacaaaacaaaacgaagcaaacaaaaacaaaaaataaacaaccgCAATGAGTAtccatatacaaatattttatctttaaagaaataaaaaatataaaaacaaacaaccttTTCAGTAAATTTAAGCGCATTCTGCTTCTTCGAcaacacctgccatacaaatcttggttaagacacattttcaaaattgccATGTTGTGCGCTCTGTTTTTATCCATCTTCAGATGTGGCCGAGTGGAGAGTAAGGTCACCGTTAACAGGAATGACatctcattgtcagtataatgtgtggaGAGTCAGGTTACCGTTAACAGGAATGACATCtcagtgtcagtataatgtgtggaGAGTCAGGTTACCGTTAACAGGATTGACatctcattgtcagtataatgtgtggaGAGTCAGGTTACCGTTAACAGGAATGACatctcattgtcagtataacgtgtgGAGAGTCAGGTTACCGTTAACAGGAATGACatctcattgtcagtataatgtgtggaGAGTCAGGGTACCGTTAACAGCAATGACatctcattgtcagtataatgtgtggaTTGTCAGGTTACCGTTAACAGGAATGACatctcattgtcagtataatgtatggAGAGTCAGGTTATCGTTAACAGGAATGACatctcattgtcagtataacgtgcGGAGAGTCAGGTTACCGGTAACAGGAATGACatctcattgtcagtataatgtgtggaGAGTCAGGTTACCGTTAACAGGAATGACatctcattgtcagtataatgtgtggaGAGTCATTTTACCGTTAACAGGAATGACatctcattgtcagtataatgtgtggaGAGTCAGGTTACCGTTAACAGGAATGACatctcattgtcagtataatgtgtggaGAGTCAGGTTACCGTTAACAGGAATGACatctcattgtcagtataatgtgtggaGAGTCAGGTTACCGTTAACAGGAATGACATCTCATTGTCCGTATAATGTGTGGAGAGTCAGGTTACCGTTAACAGGAATGACatctcattgtcagtataacgtgtgGAGAGTCAGGTTACCGTTAACAGGAATGACatctcattgtcagtataacgtgttGAGAGTCAGGTTACCGTTAACAGGAATGACatctcattgtcagtataatgtgtggaGAGTCAGGTTACCGTTAACAGGAATGACATCTTATTGCCAGTATAACGTGTGGAGAGTCAGGTTACAGTTAACAGCAATGACatctcattgtcagtataatgtgtggaGAGTCAGGTTACCGTTAACAGGATTGACatctcattgtcagtataacgtgtgGAGAGTCAGGTTACCGTTAACAGCAATGACatctcattgtcagtataacgtgtgGAGAGTCAGGTTACCGTTAACAGGAATGACatctcattgtcagtataatgtgtggaGAGTCAGGTTACCGTGAACAGGAATGACatctcattgtcagtataatgtgtggaGAGTCAGGTTACCGTTAACAGGAATGACatctcattgtcagtataatgtgtggaGAGTCAGTTTACCTTTAACAGGAATGACATcttattgtcagtataacgtgtgGAGAGTCAGGTTACCGTTAACAGGAATGACATcttattgtcagtataacgtgtgAAGAGTCAGGTTACCGTTAACAGCAATGACatctcattgtcagtataatgtgtggaGAGTCAGGTTACCGTTAACAGCAATGACatctcattgtcagtataacgtgtgGAGAGTCAGGTTACCGTTAACAGCAATGACatctcattgtcagtataacgtgtgGAGAGTCAGGTTACCGTTAACAGGAATGACatctcattgtcagtataatgtgtggaGAGTCAGGTTACCGTGAACAGGAATGACatctcattgtcagtataacgtgtgGAGAGTCAGGTTACCGTGAACAGGAATGACatctcattgtcagtataatgtgtggaGAGTCAGGGTACCGTTAACAGGAATGACatcccattgtcagtataatgtgtggaGAGTCAGGTTACCGTTAACAGGAATGACatctcattgtcagtataacgtgtgGAGAGTCAGGTTACCGTTAACAGGAATGACatctcattgtcagtataacgtgtgGAGAGTCAGGTTACCGTTAACAGGAATGACatctcattgtcagtataatgtgtggaGAGTCAGTTTACCGTTAACAGGAATGACATCTTATTGTAAGTATAACGTGTGGAGAGTCAGGTTACCGTTAACAGGAATGCCatctcattgtcagtataatgtgtggaGAGTCAGGTTACCGTTAACAGGAATGACatctcattgtcagtataacgtgtgGAGAGTCAGGTTACCGTTAACAGGAATGCCatctcattgtcagtataatg encodes:
- the LOC117344093 gene encoding uncharacterized protein LOC117344093, with translation MTDPEQNILDFETYYVKLSTSAHSKIHCGLLCVVKLGTCSYYVYDVSTTTCYGRPNAAFVPYNPGLLTVVGTGTKMVDITHRQKEFRSCVLEEHGILVGNITCIHVMKEQMAQFKFESRCKGRLFEPRTASLSREYKLPMLERGIIEPNVPSWIGLRYDTTTETYNWLSDGTEAAFTDWCTGNCSTSPPQPDLPTIQQCIVTVYLGNTGPFGWWAKACHSGFDAICEVPFVELN